From Saccharothrix espanaensis DSM 44229, the proteins below share one genomic window:
- a CDS encoding GNAT family N-acetyltransferase — MRLEPVTEDNYRAVVALEVHEEQRNFVATNLKSIADAWIHRPHMEPLAMYSGDDLVGFTLLYRQYPDDLHIVRFMIDRRAQSRGLGRKALAAIADIARSEQRAQLTLSLVPDNAVAHGLYKAFGFTETGEMQEDEIVMKHDLALPH, encoded by the coding sequence ATGCGATTGGAACCCGTCACCGAGGACAACTACCGCGCCGTCGTCGCCCTGGAAGTGCACGAGGAGCAACGCAACTTCGTGGCCACCAACCTGAAGTCCATCGCCGACGCGTGGATCCACCGGCCCCACATGGAACCGCTGGCGATGTACTCGGGCGACGACCTCGTGGGGTTCACCCTCCTCTACCGGCAGTACCCGGACGACCTGCACATCGTCCGCTTCATGATCGACCGGAGAGCCCAGAGCCGCGGCCTGGGACGCAAGGCCCTGGCCGCCATCGCCGACATCGCCCGCTCCGAGCAGCGCGCCCAGCTCACCCTCAGCCTCGTCCCCGACAACGCCGTGGCCCACGGCCTCTACAAGGCCTTCGGCTTCACCGAGACCGGCGAAATGCAAGAGGACGAGATCGTCATGAAACACGACCTCGCCCTCCCGCACTAA
- a CDS encoding S8 family peptidase translates to MRKIVTGLGVVALAMGAVSTPAQAEGAVRYAGSALAVPGSYLVKVKDVAALGDVTSRVSGVDRVFGGSYKGFSARLSEKQARRLAADPAVEYVEQDQVVRALAPTTQNNAPWGLDRIDQRKLPLDTKYSYTTNGRGTTAYVIDTGIRVTHQEFGDRACNGWDAVDNDNVAQDDNGHGTHVAGLVAGKTYGVAKLAKVCGVRVLDGSGSGTTAGVVAGIDWVARNAVKPAVANLSLGGGASTAMDDAVLALIKSGVTASVTAGGSNADAINYSPARVGEAITSGSSTNTDTKTTFSNYGKVVDVYAPGQNIISAWHTSDTATNTISGTSMSTGFVSGVALRYLQRNVKATPAQVHAEIVKAATPLSFGPLLYWSPSR, encoded by the coding sequence ATGCGGAAGATCGTGACAGGCTTGGGCGTCGTAGCCCTGGCGATGGGAGCCGTGTCGACACCGGCACAGGCCGAGGGCGCGGTGCGGTACGCTGGGTCGGCGTTGGCGGTGCCGGGTAGTTACCTGGTGAAGGTGAAGGACGTGGCGGCGCTTGGTGATGTGACGTCGCGGGTGAGTGGTGTGGATCGGGTGTTCGGTGGTTCGTACAAGGGTTTTTCGGCTCGGTTGAGCGAGAAGCAGGCGCGGCGGTTGGCCGCTGATCCGGCTGTGGAGTACGTGGAGCAGGACCAGGTCGTGCGGGCGTTGGCGCCGACGACCCAGAACAACGCGCCCTGGGGGCTTGATCGGATCGACCAGCGGAAGTTGCCGCTGGACACGAAGTACAGCTACACGACGAACGGGCGCGGCACGACGGCGTACGTGATCGACACCGGAATCCGGGTCACGCACCAGGAGTTCGGCGACCGGGCGTGCAACGGCTGGGACGCGGTGGACAACGACAACGTGGCCCAGGACGACAACGGTCACGGCACGCACGTGGCGGGTCTGGTCGCGGGCAAGACGTACGGGGTCGCGAAGCTGGCCAAGGTGTGTGGCGTGCGGGTGCTCGACGGCTCCGGCAGCGGCACGACGGCGGGCGTCGTCGCGGGCATCGACTGGGTGGCGCGCAATGCGGTGAAGCCGGCGGTGGCGAACCTGAGCCTCGGCGGCGGGGCGTCCACGGCGATGGACGACGCGGTGCTCGCGTTGATCAAGTCCGGCGTCACGGCGTCGGTGACGGCGGGCGGCAGCAACGCGGACGCGATCAACTACTCGCCGGCACGGGTGGGCGAGGCGATCACGTCCGGGTCGTCGACGAACACGGACACGAAGACGACGTTCTCCAACTACGGCAAGGTAGTGGACGTGTACGCGCCGGGGCAGAACATCATCTCGGCGTGGCACACCAGCGACACGGCGACCAACACGATCAGCGGCACGTCGATGTCGACGGGGTTCGTGTCGGGCGTGGCGCTGAGGTACTTGCAGCGCAACGTGAAGGCGACCCCGGCTCAGGTGCACGCCGAGATCGTGAAGGCGGCTACGCCGTTGTCGTTCGGTCCATTGCTGTACTGGTCTCCGTCGCGGTAA
- a CDS encoding S8 family peptidase, with protein MRTQMRSRGLLPGLVGAVLLLGVVAGPASGAEVVAVPGAGAEVEGVVRNAGSASAVPGSYLVKVKDVAALGDVTSRVSGVDRVFGGSYNGFSARLSEKQARRLAADPAVEYVEQDQVVRALTPTTQNNAPWGLDRIDQRALPLDTKYSYTSTGERVTVYVIDTGIRTTHQEFGGRAFHAWDAVDNDNVAQDDNGHGTHVAGIIAGRVYGVAKGVSVGAVRVLNAQGSGTIAGVIAGVDWVTRNARKPAVGNFSLGGGVSTALDDAVRAMIRSGVTASVTAGGSGSGTVNTSPARVTEALVSGSSTQTDTRASFSNYGPGVDLYAPGIGITAAWHTSDTATNTLSGTSMSTGFVSGVAVRFLQFNPTATPAQVHAELVNQATPLPWGRLLYWSPTR; from the coding sequence ATGCGCACACAGATGAGATCGAGAGGGCTGTTACCGGGACTGGTCGGGGCGGTGCTGCTGCTGGGGGTGGTCGCCGGGCCCGCCTCCGGGGCTGAAGTCGTGGCGGTTCCTGGGGCTGGGGCCGAGGTTGAGGGGGTTGTGCGGAACGCCGGGTCGGCGTCGGCGGTGCCGGGTAGTTACCTGGTGAAGGTGAAGGACGTGGCGGCGCTTGGTGATGTGACGTCGCGGGTGAGTGGTGTGGATCGGGTGTTCGGTGGTTCGTACAACGGTTTTTCGGCTCGGTTGAGCGAGAAGCAGGCGCGGCGGTTGGCCGCTGATCCGGCTGTGGAGTACGTGGAGCAGGACCAGGTCGTGCGGGCGTTGACGCCGACGACCCAGAACAACGCGCCCTGGGGGCTGGACCGGATCGACCAGCGTGCACTGCCGCTGGACACGAAGTACAGCTACACGTCGACGGGCGAGCGGGTCACGGTGTACGTGATCGACACCGGGATCCGGACCACGCACCAGGAGTTCGGCGGCCGGGCGTTCCACGCGTGGGACGCGGTGGACAACGACAACGTGGCGCAGGACGACAACGGCCACGGGACGCACGTGGCGGGCATCATCGCGGGCCGGGTCTACGGCGTGGCCAAGGGCGTGTCCGTGGGGGCGGTGCGCGTGCTCAACGCCCAGGGCAGCGGGACGATCGCGGGCGTGATCGCGGGCGTGGACTGGGTGACCCGCAACGCGCGCAAGCCGGCGGTGGGGAACTTCAGCCTCGGCGGCGGGGTGTCCACCGCCCTGGACGACGCGGTACGGGCGATGATCCGCTCCGGGGTGACGGCGTCGGTGACGGCGGGCGGCAGCGGCAGCGGCACGGTCAACACGTCGCCGGCGCGGGTGACCGAGGCGCTGGTGTCGGGATCCTCCACGCAGACGGACACGAGGGCGTCCTTCTCGAACTACGGACCGGGCGTCGACCTGTACGCGCCGGGCATCGGGATCACGGCGGCGTGGCACACCAGCGACACCGCGACCAACACGCTGAGCGGCACGTCCATGTCGACGGGCTTCGTGTCCGGAGTGGCCGTGCGGTTCCTCCAGTTCAACCCGACCGCGACACCGGCCCAGGTGCACGCGGAACTTGTGAACCAGGCGACACCACTGCCGTGGGGGCGGCTCCTGTACTGGTCGCCCACGAGGTGA